The following proteins are encoded in a genomic region of Streptococcus equi subsp. equi:
- the comGB gene encoding late competence protein ComGB — translation MKKLSSKQQEKLIQLLYNLLSNGFNLTEVIAFLRKSQLLLPVYVTSMEASLLKGNGLADMLAALGYSDAVMTQINLADKHGNIKLTLEKIQDYLSQFRQIKRKTIEAVTYPIILLGFLVVIMLGLRHYLIPQLESQNTLTDLLLHLPHYFLGFCLLVLLLIGSFYLYAKSCSRLKLFSQLSYYPIIGSLLRQYLTAYYAREWGNLIGQGLELITILEMMSNEKSQLMRELAKDIKQSLLAGQSFHQRVAAYPFFKKELSLMIEYGDIKSKLGQELDIYSQESWETFFSQLNRATQWIQPIIFLVVAVVIVMIYAAILLPIYQQMGDVF, via the coding sequence TTGAAAAAATTATCCAGTAAGCAGCAGGAAAAGCTTATCCAATTGCTCTATAACCTATTGTCTAACGGCTTTAATTTGACAGAGGTCATTGCTTTTTTGAGAAAAAGCCAGCTGCTACTGCCAGTCTATGTTACAAGTATGGAAGCAAGCCTATTAAAGGGCAACGGCCTTGCTGACATGCTAGCAGCCTTAGGTTACTCTGATGCTGTTATGACACAAATTAATCTGGCAGATAAGCATGGCAATATCAAGCTAACCTTGGAAAAAATTCAGGACTATCTGAGTCAATTTCGCCAAATCAAGCGAAAGACCATCGAGGCAGTCACTTATCCGATTATACTTTTGGGTTTTCTAGTGGTTATCATGCTAGGCTTGCGTCATTACCTAATCCCTCAGCTAGAGAGTCAAAATACCTTGACTGACTTGTTGCTTCATTTGCCTCATTATTTCTTAGGTTTTTGTTTGCTTGTGCTGTTGCTAATTGGCTCTTTTTACCTATATGCCAAGTCCTGTAGTCGGCTAAAACTATTTAGTCAGCTGAGCTATTATCCTATCATTGGGTCCTTATTGCGGCAATATTTGACAGCCTACTATGCTAGAGAATGGGGCAACCTCATCGGACAAGGCTTAGAATTAATCACCATTTTAGAGATGATGTCAAACGAAAAGTCACAGCTCATGCGAGAGCTTGCCAAGGATATCAAGCAGAGTCTACTAGCTGGCCAATCCTTTCATCAAAGGGTTGCAGCTTATCCCTTTTTTAAAAAGGAGCTAAGCCTAATGATTGAATATGGTGACATCAAATCAAAGCTTGGTCAGGAATTAGATATCTATTCCCAAGAAAGCTGGGAGACCTTTTTTAGTCAGCTTAATCGGGCAACACAATGGATCCAGCCGATTATTTTTTTAGTGGTTGCTGTGGTTATTGTGATGATTTATGCTGCTATTTTATTACCAATTTATCAACAGATGGGAGATGTTTTTTAA
- a CDS encoding competence protein, giving the protein MKMRLSILKDQGVQAFTLLEMLLVLLIISVLMLLFVPNLSKQKDKVTDTGNAAVVKLVENQAELYELSHGEKPSLKQLQEDGSISDKQQKAYQDYYAKHKDEAKKLN; this is encoded by the coding sequence ATGAAAATGAGATTATCAATCTTAAAAGATCAAGGTGTTCAGGCCTTCACTTTACTGGAAATGCTTCTGGTTTTGTTAATCATTAGTGTTTTGATGCTGTTATTTGTTCCAAATTTAAGTAAACAAAAGGATAAGGTGACAGACACAGGCAATGCTGCGGTGGTAAAGCTGGTTGAAAATCAGGCAGAGCTTTATGAATTATCACATGGGGAAAAGCCAAGCCTGAAGCAGCTGCAAGAGGATGGAAGTATCAGTGACAAGCAGCAAAAGGCTTATCAGGATTATTATGCAAAGCATAAAGATGAAGCTAAGAAGCTCAATTAA
- a CDS encoding membrane protein, giving the protein MKRLFIILSNILVSLFLVWVFTIWSDTFVSHYYPSVVVLDASPKASYNQVEAGLTRLADETDSLIAMQHQEPGPEGTPIVTYTLFGKGKLPGGLAEKVIEEPSRLSVENNYFILKGGLTVERLRDTLAGLGMTKMTALKPSFLGTLVLIFSSGSQALGIVIFCLTFGALTLIGHIRTLRAVGIRLISGERRWQIFLYPIRSDVCYCCLGLLLGLSLAAIMSQLMSFSPLVLYLIGIGLVCYNLLLIAIALFFAGLFVIGIKRVHLMQVIKGQIPVRGIISLILIAQLLAVLVVSFGASRTLLYVQAERQQKQGQAAWLQEDRLVTLLIGRDGLDIGNTKEAIAKQKTWFHVMDQAVSEHGAILSRHYLVERDLQSGLSMLTASSSWNDYSPQGNVLLVTPQYVKHQKVEVAPDISEKINQLSLGEFVLLLPEHLKTQAAQYQSVFESAVTGLASGEGHQPMTATVSYTKTGQERFLYNTTPISYQQFLRDPIIVVLTPKSTGEQAYAFWEVALQNYFLFDQLADTQTLIKQNGIENWVGELKTGYRIYETLLNNLRREIWLMIAGAILGIATSMLMFNTMNLLYFEEFRRDIFIKRVSGLRFFELHRRYLLSQLLVFFVGLVISALLTQNPLMCLLVFFLFLGNAILLLYRQMRIENKMSLLILKGA; this is encoded by the coding sequence ATGAAGAGACTGTTTATCATATTGTCTAATATACTAGTTAGCCTCTTTTTGGTTTGGGTATTTACGATCTGGTCAGATACCTTTGTTTCTCATTATTATCCGTCTGTTGTTGTTTTAGATGCTTCGCCTAAGGCAAGCTATAATCAGGTTGAAGCAGGCTTAACCCGTCTAGCAGATGAAACAGACAGCTTAATTGCAATGCAGCACCAGGAGCCAGGGCCAGAAGGTACACCTATTGTGACCTATACCTTATTTGGCAAGGGAAAGCTACCTGGTGGACTAGCTGAAAAGGTTATTGAGGAACCATCAAGGCTTAGTGTGGAGAATAATTACTTTATTCTTAAAGGCGGCTTGACTGTAGAGCGACTAAGAGACACATTAGCTGGGCTCGGTATGACCAAAATGACAGCGCTGAAGCCTTCATTTTTAGGGACTCTCGTTTTGATTTTTAGCAGTGGTTCTCAGGCTTTAGGGATTGTGATATTCTGTCTAACCTTTGGGGCTTTGACCTTGATTGGCCATATTCGCACGCTGCGAGCAGTGGGTATCCGCTTGATTTCAGGTGAACGTCGCTGGCAGATCTTTCTTTATCCAATCAGGTCTGATGTGTGCTATTGCTGTCTAGGCCTACTACTTGGCCTTAGCCTGGCGGCTATTATGAGTCAGCTTATGTCTTTTTCACCGCTTGTTCTTTACCTGATTGGGATAGGTCTTGTTTGCTATAATCTTTTGCTGATAGCTATTGCCCTTTTCTTTGCTGGTTTATTTGTAATTGGGATTAAAAGAGTGCATTTGATGCAGGTGATTAAAGGTCAGATACCTGTCAGAGGTATCATTAGCTTGATTTTAATTGCCCAATTGTTGGCAGTGCTGGTTGTTTCCTTTGGCGCTAGCCGGACCCTTCTTTATGTCCAGGCTGAAAGACAGCAGAAGCAGGGGCAGGCTGCTTGGCTACAAGAGGATAGGCTGGTTACTCTTTTAATAGGACGTGATGGCTTAGATATTGGAAATACGAAGGAAGCTATTGCCAAACAAAAGACTTGGTTTCATGTTATGGATCAGGCTGTTTCAGAGCATGGAGCGATCCTGTCTCGTCATTACCTAGTCGAGCGCGACCTGCAATCAGGCCTCTCTATGCTAACAGCCTCTTCTAGTTGGAATGATTACAGTCCACAAGGGAATGTGCTGCTTGTAACGCCTCAATATGTGAAGCACCAAAAAGTTGAGGTGGCACCTGATATTAGTGAAAAAATCAATCAGCTGTCCCTTGGAGAATTTGTCCTTCTTTTACCAGAGCATTTGAAAACACAGGCTGCACAGTACCAATCGGTCTTTGAATCAGCTGTAACTGGGCTTGCTTCAGGTGAGGGTCATCAGCCGATGACTGCTACTGTTTCTTATACAAAGACAGGCCAGGAACGCTTTCTTTATAACACAACACCGATATCCTATCAGCAGTTTTTAAGGGATCCCATTATTGTTGTTTTGACGCCTAAGTCAACTGGCGAACAAGCCTATGCCTTTTGGGAGGTTGCTTTACAAAATTATTTCCTTTTCGATCAGTTGGCAGATACTCAAACGCTCATCAAGCAAAACGGTATTGAGAACTGGGTAGGAGAGCTAAAAACTGGCTATCGCATTTATGAGACATTGTTGAACAATCTTCGTAGGGAGATTTGGTTGATGATTGCAGGAGCTATATTAGGGATAGCGACCTCTATGTTGATGTTTAACACAATGAACCTTCTCTACTTTGAAGAATTTAGACGGGATATTTTCATTAAGCGCGTCTCTGGTCTTAGATTTTTTGAGCTGCATCGTCGTTATTTGCTGTCGCAGCTGCTTGTTTTCTTTGTTGGATTGGTGATTAGTGCCCTGTTAACACAGAATCCTCTTATGTGCCTGCTGGTTTTCTTCCTATTTCTAGGGAATGCCATATTGCTACTATATCGGCAAATGAGAATAGAAAATAAGATGTCGCTGCTGATTTTGAAAGGAGCTTAG
- the comGA gene encoding late competence protein ComGA, whose protein sequence is MIQELAKRLIRQAEELQAQDIYILPRGTGYELLMRVGDDRRLIDVCESDRMANLISHFKFVAGMNVGEKRRCQLGACDYDLDDTKVSLRLSAVGDYQGQESLVIRLLYHHQRQLRYWFDGLERVTSAIGARGLYLFSGPVGSGKTTLMYQLVSDYCKELQVISIEDPVEIKNDQLLQLQVNDSIGMTYDNLIKLSLRHRPDVLIIGEIRDTQTARAVIRASLTGAMVFSTVHAKSISGVYARLLELGISRAELDNSLAMVAYQRFISGGALIDCAQKEFEHHQANRWNQQIDQLLAEGHLNTRQARLEKIIQ, encoded by the coding sequence ATGATTCAAGAATTAGCCAAGCGGCTTATCAGGCAGGCTGAAGAATTGCAGGCTCAGGATATTTATATACTACCAAGGGGGACAGGCTATGAGCTTTTGATGAGGGTAGGTGATGATAGGAGGCTAATAGATGTTTGTGAAAGTGATCGGATGGCTAATCTTATTAGTCACTTTAAGTTCGTTGCAGGAATGAATGTGGGCGAAAAAAGACGCTGTCAGCTCGGTGCTTGTGACTACGACCTTGATGACACTAAGGTGTCTCTACGATTATCAGCTGTGGGTGATTATCAGGGACAGGAGAGCTTGGTTATTCGTCTCTTGTATCATCATCAACGCCAGCTCAGGTATTGGTTTGATGGTTTAGAGCGAGTCACATCAGCTATTGGAGCTAGAGGCCTTTACCTCTTTTCTGGACCGGTGGGATCAGGTAAGACAACCCTGATGTATCAGCTAGTCTCTGACTATTGCAAGGAGCTTCAGGTGATCAGTATTGAGGATCCTGTGGAAATAAAAAATGACCAGCTCCTGCAATTACAGGTTAACGATAGCATTGGCATGACATACGATAATCTGATTAAGCTTTCCTTGCGTCATCGTCCAGATGTGTTGATTATCGGAGAAATTAGAGATACACAGACTGCTAGAGCGGTTATTAGGGCTAGCCTAACAGGAGCAATGGTCTTTTCAACCGTCCATGCAAAGAGTATTTCAGGCGTTTACGCTAGACTGCTAGAATTAGGCATTTCTAGGGCAGAATTGGATAATAGTCTAGCAATGGTTGCTTACCAGCGATTTATTAGTGGAGGTGCTTTAATTGATTGTGCACAAAAGGAATTTGAACATCATCAAGCCAACCGGTGGAATCAGCAGATTGATCAGCTTCTTGCGGAGGGACATCTCAATACCAGGCAGGCAAGGCTTGAAAAAATTATCCAGTAA
- the artM_1 gene encoding ABC transporter ATP-binding protein: MIRLEKVSKCFGDRVLFSDLSMTFESGKVYALIGSSGSGKTTLMNMLAALEDYQGEIFFRGKNLKTYRSSDFFRHELGYLFQHFGLLESQTIADNLKLGLIGQKISKEEGRQRELEALRAVGLDYLSLEKPVFELSGGEYQRVALAKVMLKDPPFILADEPTASIDPEASKAIMAILLSLRHKNRTIIIATHSPSIWEMADEVISVDQLSSLTRL; this comes from the coding sequence ATGATTCGATTAGAAAAGGTTAGTAAATGCTTTGGTGATCGTGTCTTATTTTCTGATTTGTCAATGACCTTTGAGTCTGGAAAGGTTTATGCCCTGATTGGGTCAAGCGGTAGTGGTAAGACAACCTTGATGAATATGCTGGCAGCTCTTGAGGATTATCAGGGTGAGATTTTCTTTCGTGGAAAAAACTTGAAAACATACAGATCCAGCGATTTTTTCCGTCACGAATTGGGCTACCTATTTCAGCATTTTGGGCTGTTGGAGAGTCAGACGATTGCTGATAATTTGAAGCTAGGGCTAATTGGTCAAAAAATAAGCAAGGAGGAAGGCCGGCAAAGGGAATTAGAAGCCCTAAGGGCAGTTGGCTTGGATTATCTGAGCTTAGAAAAGCCTGTTTTTGAATTGTCTGGTGGTGAATACCAGCGTGTTGCCCTAGCTAAGGTGATGCTAAAAGATCCTCCCTTTATTTTAGCTGATGAGCCTACGGCTTCTATTGATCCAGAGGCTTCTAAGGCAATTATGGCTATTTTGCTGTCACTTCGGCATAAAAATCGGACAATTATCATCGCAACCCACAGCCCAAGCATTTGGGAAATGGCAGATGAGGTCATCTCTGTTGATCAGCTTAGCAGCCTCACCAGGCTCTAA